TCTGCTGACAATGGTGCTTCAAATGTCATCAATGCATATCTCCACCGTGCTTCCGAGGCTTTCACCGAGCTCAACCACCTTCACAAGGATCTTAAACCGTCGCGCTCTCATAGGAAGAATCGCCAAAGCAATACAACATATGACAGTGGCAGAGTTGTTGGAAATTCTGTTAGGAGTGTTGATGTGAAATCCAGAAACGAGTTTGGAAGTCAATGCCATGAAAAGTCGACTCAGAGTGCTGTTAAATTTGGTGAGGAAATTAATGGTTCTATTGTAGGTGGAAGTGAGAAGCATAAGAAAGATAAAAAGAAGAAGCATGAAGATAGGGAAGGTGATGGAAAAATACCCAAGAAGgaacaaaatgaaattgaatTGGGTCATGGAAATGAAGGAGAGATGGAGGagggaaaaaaacaaaaaaaggagaaaaagaagGATAAGAATGTAGAAGGTGAGGTTTTAAAGGAACAAGAACAATGGGAAGAGATTGAAAAAAAGATAAGTAACAGTCTGAAGGTTGAAAATGGAGGGATAGTTGGTCCTCAGGAGATAGAAATTAGGTCGAAAAAGAAATATGAAACCGCAAGTGAGAATGTGAAGGGACAAGAACAAGGGAAGGAGATAGAAAAAAAGATAAGCAATGGTGTTATTGATGGGGAAAATGGAGGGCTAGTTGCTTCTCGAGATATAGAAATTAAGTCGAAAAAGAGATACGAAGCGGGGAGTGAGAATAAATTAAATGCTGAAGAGGTGAAGACAgatcagaaaaagaagaagatgaacaaaAATGTTGAAGAGAGAAGTGAGGATAGATCTGGGGAACTGTCCAAGAAGAGAATGAAAAGGAAACACGAGGGTCATGCCTAAATTTAGTTCTTCATTAATTTCACTTGATAGTTGTTAAATCTTTTACAATTTTGGTCACGAAATTTTCACTTGCAAGGTTGCTTACATTGTGGCATCACATTTTGTAATATCATAGGACATAGGAGGAGTTTGCTTCTTGATTCCTCTTCTACATTGTTTTTGTCATACTAGGGTTATGCCTAAATTTAGGTGTTTACTAAATTCACTTGATAGTTGTTAAatgcttttcaaaattgatGATGAATTTTGACTTGTAAGGTTGCTTACATTGTTATCTCACTTATTGTACTGTCATATAACATCAGAGGAATTTTCTTGCTGATTTCTTtcctatattttgtttttgaatacTTCTTTGTAGTCTTTACAACTGTCACATTAGAAATGAAATGCAGTTTTTGTATTGATTGCAACCATCAGTTATTGGTGATAGAGAATTCTTCATGTAGATAGTGTATAGAGCAATAACCAGATATCATGGGTTCTGGGAGTTTACATACTTTTGTTTCatggaaaaagaaaatacaatgtCATTTGAAATCCAGCAGCTTCCTTTATAAGGTATAACATAGTTGTCTATAGATCTAATTTTGCTGCCACTTTTGCATAGCACTTTGCAATGTAAATTCTTTCTTATTAGGCTTTGGCTTTGCCATTACCTACATCCtgaaattaaaacaaagtaCATTAAGCACACAGATGGCGTATACATTGACATAAGTTCTGAAATTGTTGTATTAAAGTTATCAAGCCAGATAAAACAACTGTAAGGTATAGCAAAAAGAAGGGATGGGATCCCAGTCACTGAAAAAAGGAAAACTGAAAACAAATTACTTTAACGAagttatataaaaacaaattacaatTAGATTATGTATGTCGAAACTTTTTACCTACTTTTGCTATTATAAACAATGAAATggcctattttttttttttttttttgcttttaacatataatatttatgtatcTGTTTGCCTTTTTACGTTGTGtcagttatttttaaattgtttcgTTTCGCAAGTTTTCGAGCACATAGTTATATCCCATACCACTTTTAGTCGATCTGAATCTCCACAAGCTAAAGAAATTATTACTAACTTGATGAGATTAAAGATTGTGATCGTCATTTGTCTTTGATCATCATGTATCGAAAAAATTGGTTGGTTTGGTGGTTAGGATTAAGATGTTGACTTAGTTTAGTTATTTGTGTTTACTGTTGACATGTGCTTAATGGTTCTAAGTTTATTGTTGACATGTGCTTATCTAGAAATGCATAttcggaagaaaaaaaaactgtatttttttcaaatacataattttaattttgatgaatATGTGAGGGTGGGAAAAGAACTCCTATTAGCATATCCattgtatcatttgttgttctagttattaaatattgtttattgttgaaaaaaaaaggcAATGGGATCGAGtagtatatttttgtttcatttgtCCATGGAAACCAAGTTGATTGTGCCTTAGTTCTGTTTGCTTTCTTATtcttattgattgatataaaaacGAAAAAGGCATTGacaactaaaatatttaaagacaTATTTGTAAAAGAGTGGTCAAATTTTAAATAgtggataaaaaaatattaactaaaaataaaaaatataatttatgttaaGAGTATACATGTATAAATAGGAGGAACTAGATCATTTTAATACCTTATCGAGTATTTTTTCAATTACGTTGATCTTTTCGAAACTACGAGTGCAGAGGAATAAACATTATGGTATGAGAGTTAAAGATAGCATAGAGCATCATGTTATAGTTTCATAATCTTAAATTTGCATATGTAATATCAGAAACAGTGAGCCAAGCATGTCTTTAGCATATCTTGAATTTTTGTCATATCTTTCAAGATTATTTTTACCTAGTTTCAAATTGCAATCTTATTGGTGCTCCAGTTTAAATTCCATGGCAGCAAGAATTAAAAacatcttgtccaattaagaacaaacttttttttataaaaggcGGGAATGTTTTTTTAGCATATCTTGAATTCTTTTGTCggaaatgtttttattttttttgaagtggtttgtattttttgaaaaataaa
The genomic region above belongs to Cicer arietinum cultivar CDC Frontier isolate Library 1 chromosome 4, Cicar.CDCFrontier_v2.0, whole genome shotgun sequence and contains:
- the LOC101506856 gene encoding uncharacterized protein; this encodes MKTVAGTCDSSKEISLSKATKILSKFVSADNGASNVINAYLHRASEAFTELNHLHKDLKPSRSHRKNRQSNTTYDSGRVVGNSVRSVDVKSRNEFGSQCHEKSTQSAVKFGEEINGSIVGGSEKHKKDKKKKHEDREGDGKIPKKEQNEIELGHGNEGEMEEGKKQKKEKKKDKNVEGEVLKEQEQWEEIEKKISNSLKVENGGIVGPQEIEIRSKKKYETASENVKGQEQGKEIEKKISNGVIDGENGGLVASRDIEIKSKKRYEAGSENKLNAEEVKTDQKKKKMNKNVEERSEDRSGELSKKRMKRKHEGHA